Part of the Sulfurimonas denitrificans DSM 1251 genome is shown below.
AGAAAATTTTAAATATGGTTAAAACGCTTGCACCTCTTGAGTTTAAAGTTATCACAAAGGGTGCTCTTAGTGAAGAAGGATTTGATTTTAAAATATTTGAAACGTTAAATGAAGATTCTGTAACTATAAATCCTATCTTCTCAGCACTCTTTTTTTGCTCAACTGAGTACTTTAAAAAAGCCCTTAAATATGAAATTTAAAGAGAGATTTCTCTAAACTCTGAGGGTTTTAAATCCTCTACACTAAAATCTCCAAAACTAGCTCTATGTAGTGCTGTAACTCTATTTCCAACAGAAGCAAACATTCTCTTTACTTGATGATATCTCCCCTCACAAATTTCCACTCTTACATGTATGGGTCCAATCACCTCCATTTTGGCTGGTAGTAGAGGTTTTTTCTCGCCATTTAAGAGAAGCTCTCCGCTTGCAAAAATCTCTGCCTCATCTCCTCTTAAAGCTTGTGCGAGCGTTACCTCATATATTTTTGTAACTTCACTCTTAGGGCTTGTTAGCTTATGATTTAAAGCACCATCATCACTAAGTAAAATTGCACCTGTTGTATCTATGTCGAGTCTGCCAATTGTTGATACTTTTGGATTTCTTCTTTGCCATCTTGGTGGAAGAAGTGAGTATATAAGCACGCCAGAATCGCTATGTGAGCAGACAACACCATGAGGTTTGTTCATAAGAATAACTAACCGCTCTGCATCTAAGAGCTCGCCATTTACTCTTATCTCTGAGTGGTGAACTTTTTTGGTTACATCAAAAATTCTCTCATTATAAACAGAAACATTATTTGTTGTTAAAAATCTCTTTGCTTCACTTCTTGTGCAGTATCCAAGACTTGAGAGATGTGCATCGACTCTTTTTAGGCTATTTTGCATGTATATCTTTTTTTGAAAATTGTATCTTCTATGCTATGAAAAGTATATTAAAAAGGGCTTTAACGTGGCTAGAAACTACATGTTAATAGCCACTCATATTTTTTATAATTTTTTTGCTACAAATTTATGATACAAAATTGGTAAAAGGACTAGAGTCAAAAAAGTTGATGAGACTAACCCGTTTATAACAACTATAGCTAGAGGCTTCTGTATCTCTGAGCCTGGTCCTGTTGCAAAGAGCATCGGAATAAGTCCAAGAGCTGCAATAAAAGCTGTCATTAAAACAGGTCTAAGTCTTCTTAGTGAACCTTGAATTACTAGCTCCTTTGAATCTTCTACGCTCCCTTGTAGTTTGTTAAAGTACTCTAACATCACGACTCCATTTAAAACTGCAATACCCATAAGTGCAATAAACCCAACACTCGCTGGCACGCTCATATACTCCCCAGTATAGTAAAGCCCATAAATTCCACCAATAAGAGCAAATGGTATATTTAATAAGACTAAAAAAGCTTGCAAGGAGGAGTTAAATGTTACAAAAAGTAAAATAAAAACAAGAACGATACTCAGCGGGATTACGACAGAGAGGCGCTTTGATGCTCTTTGTTGGTTTTGATACTCACCTGCGTACTCTACAAAATAGCCTTGAGGAAGTTGAAGTTTTGTATCTATCAAAGAGCTAAGCTCATTTACAAATCCTACCAAATCTCGCCCTACTACATTTGTCTGAACAAGACTCTTTCTCATGGTGTTTTCATGGTCAATCTGCACTGGACCTTGTGTCATTTTAAACTCTACAAGCTCATTAATCTCTACACTCTGCCCACTACCCAGCACATATTGTAAATTCATGTTCTCACTCATGCTTGTTTGAAGAATTTTATCTCCTTTTATCATCAAAGGAATGCGTCTTAAATCTTCTTGGATGATTCCAACTTCTATTCCATCAACGCTGGCTTTTAGGTAGTTTGAGAGTTCATCTTTGTTTACTCCAAGTCTTGCCATTGCTTCATCTTTAAACTCAATTTCCCAGTAGGCAACTCCTTCATTAGCTTTTTTATAGACATCGCTACTGCCTTTGATAGATTCTGTTATTTTGACTACTTCTTTTGCTATCTCTTCTAATTTTCCTGTGTCACCACCATAGATATTTACAACTATATCTCCTCTTGAGCCACTAAGCATTTCAGACACTCTCATAGCTATAGGCTGAGTGAAGCTGTACTCAATACCTACAAACTCGTCTAAAATCCTTCTAAACTCATCAAGAAGCCACTCATTTGATGGCACTCTCCACTCATCTTTTGGTTTTAAGACTAAAAAAGTATCTGTATCATTTAAGCCCATGGGATCTAGTCCTATCTCATCACTTCCGCCACGAGCTACTATGGAGAGAACCTCTGGGACTTCTCTCATAATGGCTTGTTGTATTTTCAAGTCAATATCACGACTCGCCTCAAGTGAGATAGAGGGGTTTTTCTCTATACCGATGATGACATTTCCCTCATCAAGAGATGGCATGAAAGTCTTTCCAACCCCCACGTAAGCTACAACTGCCGCTATCCATAAAATCCCGACCGCCACAAAGAGGCTATTTTGATGAGAGAGTGAAAATCTCAAAATCTTCTCATATCGCTTCTCTAAAAAAACCATCAAAGCAACTGGTTTTTGTGGAGCTTTTTTTAGTACATAAAAACTCACAACAGGTATAAAAGTAAGAGCAAGTATTAACGACGAAGTAAGTGCAAATACTATGCTCAGAGCAACTGGAACAAAGAGTTTTCCCTCTAAACCCTCTAACGTTAGCAGTGGTAGAAAAACTATGATGATGATTAAAATCCCAGTAAAAACTGGAGTTGCAACCTCTTTTGCCGAGCTCATAACCACACTTAGTTTTGAATCATCTTTATACTTTTCATCATGTAAATGCTCTGCAATGTTCTCAACCATAACAACCCCAGCATCCACTAACATTCCAATAGCAATTGCGAGTCCTCCAAGACTCATAAGATTTGCACTGATACCAAAATAACTCATAGCAATAAAAGTCATCATAGCGGCAAATGGTAAAATTATCGCTACACTAAAAGCTGATGCGAAACTCCCCAAAAACAGATACAAAACTATAATAATAAGTGCCATAGCCTCCAGGAGTGCCTTTGTAACTGTATTTATAGCTTTTGAAACTAAATCTGAGCGGTCATAAAAGATATTTATTGTTGTACCTTTTGGCAGCTCTTTTTCTATGCTTTTGAGTTCAGCTTTTACTCTTTTTAAAACTCCTGAAGTATCAACTCCCTTTCGTGAGAGAATTAAGCCCTCAACCGCCTCTTCTTTGCCATCTTTTGTTACAAACCCACCTCTTGTGAGTGAACCT
Proteins encoded:
- a CDS encoding pseudouridine synthase; the encoded protein is MQNSLKRVDAHLSSLGYCTRSEAKRFLTTNNVSVYNERIFDVTKKVHHSEIRVNGELLDAERLVILMNKPHGVVCSHSDSGVLIYSLLPPRWQRRNPKVSTIGRLDIDTTGAILLSDDGALNHKLTSPKSEVTKIYEVTLAQALRGDEAEIFASGELLLNGEKKPLLPAKMEVIGPIHVRVEICEGRYHQVKRMFASVGNRVTALHRASFGDFSVEDLKPSEFREISL
- a CDS encoding efflux RND transporter permease subunit, which produces MSEKLINFVLSQRFLTLLVAMAVFIFGASSMLKLPVDAYPDVAPTQVKIILKSSGMTPAEMESRVMIPVEQNLQSIPKQLIVRSLAKYGICDITIDFEDGVDIYWARQQVAQRLSEVKDTLPENVSGGLAPITTPLGEVLMFTIESDTLDLMQKRTLLDWVINKRIRSIDGVADTNALGGYVKTYEVTPDFAKMKLYKITVDMLQSALSKNNKNEGVGRLSIGEQSLFIRTEGRLKNLEDISTLIIKNEDARDVRISDIAEVNIGSLTRGGFVTKDGKEEAVEGLILSRKGVDTSGVLKRVKAELKSIEKELPKGTTINIFYDRSDLVSKAINTVTKALLEAMALIIIVLYLFLGSFASAFSVAIILPFAAMMTFIAMSYFGISANLMSLGGLAIAIGMLVDAGVVMVENIAEHLHDEKYKDDSKLSVVMSSAKEVATPVFTGILIIIIVFLPLLTLEGLEGKLFVPVALSIVFALTSSLILALTFIPVVSFYVLKKAPQKPVALMVFLEKRYEKILRFSLSHQNSLFVAVGILWIAAVVAYVGVGKTFMPSLDEGNVIIGIEKNPSISLEASRDIDLKIQQAIMREVPEVLSIVARGGSDEIGLDPMGLNDTDTFLVLKPKDEWRVPSNEWLLDEFRRILDEFVGIEYSFTQPIAMRVSEMLSGSRGDIVVNIYGGDTGKLEEIAKEVVKITESIKGSSDVYKKANEGVAYWEIEFKDEAMARLGVNKDELSNYLKASVDGIEVGIIQEDLRRIPLMIKGDKILQTSMSENMNLQYVLGSGQSVEINELVEFKMTQGPVQIDHENTMRKSLVQTNVVGRDLVGFVNELSSLIDTKLQLPQGYFVEYAGEYQNQQRASKRLSVVIPLSIVLVFILLFVTFNSSLQAFLVLLNIPFALIGGIYGLYYTGEYMSVPASVGFIALMGIAVLNGVVMLEYFNKLQGSVEDSKELVIQGSLRRLRPVLMTAFIAALGLIPMLFATGPGSEIQKPLAIVVINGLVSSTFLTLVLLPILYHKFVAKKL